The following proteins come from a genomic window of Dermacentor albipictus isolate Rhodes 1998 colony chromosome 8, USDA_Dalb.pri_finalv2, whole genome shotgun sequence:
- the RpS9 gene encoding small ribosomal subunit protein uS4, translated as MGRIPTVHSKTYVTPRRPFEKERLDQELKLIGEYGLRNKREVWRVKYTLAKIRKAARELLTLDDKDPKRLFEGNALLRRLVRVGVLEESKMKLDYVLGLRIEDFLERRLQTQVFKHGLAKSIHHARVLIRQRHIRVRKQVVNVPSFVVRLDSEKHIDFSLKSPFGGGRPGRVKRKNMRKAQGGTAQEEEDDD; from the exons ATGGGTCGCATCCCGACGGTGCACAGTAAAACGTATGTCACGCCCCGGCGTCCTTTCGAGAAGGAGCGTCTCGACCAGGAGCTCAAGCTCATCGGCGAGTACGGGCTGCGGAACAAGCGCGAGGTGTGGCGAGTCAAGTACACGCTCGCCAAGATCCGCAAAGCGGCCCGAGAGCTGCTCACGCTCGACGACAAGGACCCCAAGCGGCTCTTCGAAG GCAATGCGTTGCTTCGTCGACTAGTACGTGTGGGCGTGCTGGAGGAGAGCAAGATGAAGCTCGATTACGTGTTGGGTTTGCGCATTGAGGACTTCCTGGAGCGCCGCCTGCAGACGCAGGTCTTCAAACACGGCCTCGCCAAGAGCATCCACCATGCCCGTGTGCTCATCCGGCAGAGGCACATTCG GGTCCGCAAGCAAGTGGTGAATGTGCCCTCCTTTGTGGTGCGCCTTGACTCCGAGAAGCACATTGACTTCTCGCTCAAGTCTCCCTTCGGCGGTGGCCGCCCAGGACGTGTCAAGAGGAAGAATATGCGCAAGGCACAGGGAGGCACCGCACAGGAGGAAGAGGACGATGACTAG
- the LOC135898259 gene encoding p21-activated protein kinase-interacting protein 1-like, translating to MAAPEEAENVFDVILGTYEEFLLGYALQKGKDGQFRLQQFFTNHSHLGSVRCVAAGGKFVASGSVDETIRLFNMRSRSEMGSLMQHEGTINSLQFYKSSHLFSASDDMTVCVWCTGSWQCLKTLRGHKAEVLSLAVHPSGKLLLSVSKDKTLRTWNLVKGRNAYITNIKAVAEFVQWSPDGAYFVVGVGNALDVYSTEKAGKVHSIDFGKRVGTAAFVSDDVVMLSGEGGNIEVHNVRRKCVYQMFAAHANRVKAMQIVKVPPDDATFLVTAGSDGSVRVWNVDQDNLDANPSLLCEVRCGCRITCMAVHSVHDEDSRPRKAKRRKKNKNEVCAMGDNERVGEDASCNTEQVVNSEDFQSTKRFGESSRTSAQQAKNVSFSEEIEIGQHEAESGAGDDDVNLDASGNFENEADDNARAAEQTTQLHDHTKQPIRKRKKKAAKQDVMHATKQMKVSPNNDSSQKEQVVDTPHSKNARKRKKKGRKCNKQE from the coding sequence ATGGCAGCGCCTGAAGAAGCTGAAAACGTGTTTGACGTGATACTCGGGACATATGAAGAGTTTCTTCTCGGATACGCCCTTCAGAAAGGCAAAGATGGACAATTCAGACTGCAGCAGTTCTTCACGAACCACTCGCATCTCGGATCAGTTCGTTGCGTGGCTGCAGGCGGCAAGTTCGTCGCGTCCGGCAGTGTCGACGAGACGATCCGACTGTTCAACATGCGAAGTCGCAGCGAAATGGGCTCGCTCATGCAGCACGAAGGTACGATAAATAGCCTGCAGTTCTACAAGTCGAGCCACTTGTTCAGCGCCAGCGACGACATGACCGTTTGCGTCTGGTGCACGGGAAGCTGGCAGTGCTTGAAGACATTGCGGGGTCACAAGGCCGAGGTGCTCTCACTTGCCGTCCACCCGAGTGGAAAGCTACTGCTTTCCGTCTCCAAGGACAAGACTCTGCGGACGTGGAACCTGGTGAAGGGACGCAACGCGTACATCACCAACATCAAGGCCGTCGCCGAATTCGTGCAGTGGTCGCCGGACGGCGCCTActtcgtcgtcggcgttggcaaCGCACTCGACGTCTACAGCACGGAGAAAGCCGGCAAGGTGCACTCGATCGACTTCGGCAAGCGCGTTGGCACCGCTGCGTTCGTCTCAGACGACGTCGTCATGCTTTCTGGCGAAGGCGGAAATATAGAGGTGCACAACGTCAGGCGCAAGTGCGTCTACCAAATGTTCGCGGCACACGCGAATCGAGTCAAGGCGATGCAGATCGTGAAAGTGCCACCGGACGACGCCACGTTCTTGGTGACTGCTGGTAGCGATGGGTCGGTCAGGGTGTGGAACGTCGACCAGGACAACTTGGACGCCAATCCAAGCCTGCTGTGCGAGGTGCGGTGCGGGTGCAGGATCACGTGTATGGCGGTGCACTCCGTCCACGACGAGGACAGCCGGCCGCGAAAGGCGAAGCgaaggaagaaaaacaagaatGAAGTTTGCGCGATGGGGGACAACGAACGAGTAGGTGAAGATGCTAGTTGCAACACTGAACAGGTAGTAAACAGCGAGGACTTTCAAAGTACCAAGCGCTTTGGTGAAAGCAGTCGTACGTCAGCTCAGCAGGctaaaaatgtttctttctctgaAGAAATCGAAATAGGACAACATGAAGCTGAAAGTGGCGCAGGGGATGACGACGTTAACTTGGACGCTAGCGGCAACTTTGAGAATGAAGCTGATGATAATGCTCGAGCAGCCGAGCAAACAACTCAACTTCACGATCACACAAAGCAGCCGATACGAAAACGCAAAAAGAAGGCTGCAAAGCAGGACGTCATGCATGCTACCAAGCAGATGAAAGTGTCTCCCAACAATGATTCCTCTCAAAAGGAGCAGGTTGTTGACACACCGCATTCTAAGAATGCACgcaagaggaaaaagaaaggcaggaaaTGTAATAAACAGGAATAA